The Arachis hypogaea cultivar Tifrunner chromosome 19, arahy.Tifrunner.gnm2.J5K5, whole genome shotgun sequence genome has a window encoding:
- the LOC112779917 gene encoding TMV resistance protein N-like has product MAFSDVYSPPTPPPLTKYDVFISFNGKDTRNGFTSHLHSALCRNQIETFIDYRIEKGGEIWEELVQAIRDSSVYLVIFSEHYASSKWCLRELAEIIELTNMMEKGHHRIIPVFYRIEPTHVRKQTGSYYNVFADYDRNLNYRLVRQWRKALFHAANISGFEYQPHHSRTESDLIEGIVQMIVRKLDQKYTNELRSPFIHDQNYACIESVLINSQEVRTIGIWGMGGIGKTTIAAAIFQEFSPKYQGSCFLANVREESSRHGLSYIFNRLLSELLQEHVHITTPKIVSSAILRRLRRKKVFIVLDDVNTSELLENLLGVGQDYLGVGSKVIVTTRDKHVLLSRSVDHIHEVTEMNEENSLKLFSLNAFNRTHPPENEYWELSKRALAYARGNPLALKVLGSFLHSKSEKEWDNALTKLKRIPNADIQKVLRLSFNELDDTEKDIFLDIACFFKGEEKEKVIRILNECGFFADIGIRNLLDKALISIATNKSIQMHDLLQEMGHKIVCEESLKNPGKRSRVWHPDEICDILKNDKGSATIETIYLDMTERTEICISSDALRKMPKLRLLAFANDNGYGQKRVDYTLSLPTNLELPNDLRYIQWDGCPLKSLSTTSWPSKLVELSMPYSDLEKLWDEPLNFPILELIYLASSKRMIECPDLSGAPNLKEVWVNGCDKLAHLHPSILSLPKLSGLCVFGCTELKSLSCTTCSPSLKDVVAYNCPNMQEFSIPISKDNSHINLHLRSTALKQLPSSIVHLQNLDNFSFPISDLLMDLPEKFTNQIILSDPNNHECDTVATLSTILPSPMFHYLKELKFDRCPSLTELPDNISLLSSLLLITIHDTNIMTFPESIKNLPRLKLLFICHCERLQLVPELPPSLQAFKAWDCKSLSTVSSSTEQLKRQQGTTFAFLNCVKLEEESCFTILKDAIVRAEAQQLSPTLEENRNEEFIVDYGDSFLSEHDVSVGKVCYFLPIRGSKLDDLFHHCSSQNSISIQLPLSSNFSGFIFYLVVPPIQPCDKGDIEMSFGFECYLETSWGQRIHKASLSSLRWRNCVYIGFQMNLLSDHVLLWYDSQCCKQIMEIIRRRKAIDDDDQNANLEVKFFARLPNKEQVAIKACGIRWIYPNMEEESRGCRFKRSRDVFELEAIASPHKEKGFESDDEGEELVPPAKKFKHSLMEVESVENLRKKLEQLLHIQFDGGSLSAEIKLGYNVYSIYN; this is encoded by the exons atggcCTTTTCTGATGTTTATTCTCCTCCTACACCTCCACCTCTCACGAAGTACGATGTTTTTATCAGCTTCAACGGTAAAGACACTCGTAACGGCTTCACCAGCCACCTTCACTCTGCTCTGTGCAGAAACCAAATCGAAACATTCATAGATTACAGAATTGAGAAAGGTGGTGAGATCTGGGAAGAACTCGTGCAAGCCATAAGAGACTCGTCCGTGTATCTGGTCATCTTCTCAGAACACTATGCGTCTTCAAAGTGGTGCTTGCGCGAGCTTGCTGAGATCATAGAactcacaaacatgatggaaaaGGGACACCACCGTATTATTCCTGTGTTTTACAGGATCGAACCCACGCATGTTCGGAAGCAGACTGGAAGCTACTACAATGTGTTCGCGGATTATGACAGAAATTTGAATTATCGCCTTGTGCGCCAGTGGAGGAAGGCACTCTTCCATGCAGCCAATATCTCCGGCTTCGAATATCAACCTCACCATAGCAG GACTGAATCTGACCTCATTGAAGGCATAGTCCAAATGATTGTCCGAAAATTGGATCAGAAATACACAAATGAACTCAGGAGCCCTTTTATACATGACCAAaattatgcatgcattgaatcTGTTTTGATCAACTCACAAGAAGTTCGAACCATTGGAATCTGGGGCATGGGCGGCATAGGAAAAACAACTATTGCGGCTGCCATTTTTCAAGAGTTCTCTCCCAAGTACCAAGGTAGTTGTTTCTTGGCCAATGTAAGAGAAGAATCTTCAAGGCATGGCCTCAGCTACATATTCAATAGACTTCTTTCTGAGTTGCTGCAGGAACATGTTCATATTACCACTCCAAAGATTGTGTCTTCTGCTATACTCCGCAGATTGAGGCGTAAGAAAGTTTTCATAGTGCTAGATGATGTGAATACTTCTGAGCTTTTAGAAAATTTGCTTGGAGTGGGACAAGATTATCTTGGAGTTGGTAGCAAAGTTATTGTTACCACCAGAGATAAGCATGTTCTTCTGAGTAGATCGGTTGATCATATCCATGAAGTCACAGAAATGAATGAGGAGAACTCTCTCAAACTCTTTAGCTTGAATGCCTTCAACAGAACCCATCCTCCTGAAAATGAATACTGGGAGCTATCAAAAAGGGCACTTGCTTATGCCAGAGGAAATCCTTTAGCATTGAAAGTTTTGGGATCATTTCTTCATTCCAAAAGTGAAAAGGAATGGGACAATGCATTGACAAAACTAAAGAGGATTCCTAATGCAGATATTCAGAAGGTGTTGAGGTTGAGCTTCAATGAATTAGATGATACAGAGAAGGATATATTTCTAGATATTGCATGCTTTTTTaaaggagaagagaaagaaaaagtgatAAGAATATTGAATGAGTGTGGCTTCTTTGCAGATATTGGAATAAGAAACCTTTTAGACAAGGCTCTTATATCAATAGCTACCAataaaagcatacaaatgcatgacTTGTTACAGGAAATGGGTCACAAAATTGTATGCGAAGAATCTCTCAAGAACCCTGGAAAGCGTAGCAGAGTGTGGCACCCAGACGAAATTTGCGACATATTAAAAAATGATAAA gGGTCTGCTACAATTGAAACCATATATTTGGATATGACTGAGCGGACAGAAATATGTATAAGCTCCGATGCACTTAGAAAGATGCCAAAGCTAAGGTTACTTGCTTTTGCTAACGACAATGGCTATGGACAAAAGAGAGTTGATTATACATTGAGTCTTCCAACAAATCTGGAGTTGCCGAATGACTTGAGATATATCCAATGGGATGGATGTCCATTAAAATCTCTGTCAACCACTTCTTGGCCTAGCAAGCTTGTTGAACTCTCCATGCCATATAGTGATCTTGAAAAGCTTTGGGATGAGCCCCtg AATTTTCCAATTTTGGAGCTAATTTATCTGGCTAGCTCGAAACGAATGATAGAGTGTCCAGATTTATCCGGTGCTCCAAATCTAAAAGAAGTGTGGGTGAATGGTTGTGACAAATTAGCTCATCTTCACCCTTCTATTTTATCTCTTCCAAAGCTTTCAGGGTTATGTGTGTTTGGATGCACAGAACTTAAGAGCCTTTCTTGCACCACTTGTTCACCATCTCTTAAAGATGTCGTTGCTTATAATTGCCCAAATATGCAAGAATTCTCTATCCCAATTTCAAAAGATAATTCTCATATTAATCTGCATTTGAGGTCAACTGCCTTGAAACAACTACCTTCATCAATTGTGCATCTTCAAAATCTTGATAACTTCTCATTTCCAATCAGTGATCTCCTCATGGATCTTCCAGAGAAGTTCACCAATCAAATCATTCTTTCAGACCCTAATAATCATGAATGTGACACGGTGGCCACCTTAAGCACAATCCTACCCAGCCCAATGTTCCATTATCTAAAAGAACTGAAATTTGATAGATGTCCAAGTTTAACTGAACTCCCAGACAACATCTCTTTGTTATCATCATTGTTGTTGATAACCATTCATGACACTAATATCATGACCTTTCCAGAAAGCATTAAGAATCTTCCTCGGCTCAAACTTCTTTTTATTTGTCACTGTGAAAGGTTACAACTTGTACCAGAGCTTCCACCTTCCCTTCAAGCTTTTAAGGCCTGGGACTGCAAATCTTTGAGCACAGTATCAAGTTCCACAGAACAATTAAAAAGACAGCAGGGTACTACTTTTGCATTCCTGAACTGTGTGAAGTTGGAGGAAGAGTCATGCTTTACCATTTTGAAGGATGCCATTGTTAGGGCTGAAGCACAACAACTATCACCAACATTAGAAGAAAACAGAAATGAAGAATTCATTGTTGATTATGGTGATAGTTTTCTTAGTGAGCATGACGTCAGTGTTGGCAAGGTTTGTTATTTCTTGCCAATTAGAGGAAGTAAACTTGATGACTTGTTCCATCATTGCTCTTCACAAAATTCCATCAGCATTCAATTGCCGCTAAGTTCCAATTTCTCTGGTTTCATTTTCTACTTGGTTGTTCCTCCGATACAACCATGTGATAAGGGTGACATTGAAATGAGTTTTGGCTTTGAATGTTACTTGGAAACAAGTTGGGGTCAGAGGATCCATAAAGCAAGTTTGTCCTCACTGAGGTGGAGAAACTGTGTTTACATTGGATTTCAGATGAATCTTTTGTCGGATCATGTGCTATTGTGGTATGATTCGCAATGCTGTAAGCAGATAATGGAAATAATCAGAAGAAGAAAGGCCATTGATGATGATGACCAGAATGCAAATCTGGAAGTTAAGTTCTTTGCTCGGCTACCAAACAAGGAGCAAGTGGCGATAAAAGCGTGCGGCATCCGTTGGATATACCCAAATATGGAGGAGGAATCAAGAGGGTGCAGATTCAAGAGAAGCAGGGATGTTTTTGAGTTAGAAGCCATTGCATCTCCACATAAAGAAAAGGGGTTCGAATCTGATGATGAAGGGGAAGAACTAGTTCCTCCAGCAAAGAAATTTAAGCATAGCTTAATGGAAGTTGAATCAGTAGAAAACTTGAG GAAAAAACTTGAACAACTTTTGCACATTCAATTTGATGGAGGCTCTCTTAGCGCGGAGATCAAATTGGGGTACAATGTGTACTCCATTTACAATTAA